In Monomorium pharaonis isolate MP-MQ-018 chromosome 3, ASM1337386v2, whole genome shotgun sequence, a genomic segment contains:
- the LOC105834194 gene encoding uncharacterized protein LOC105834194 produces the protein MDVGDLSGPAGLVGSGSISVATGVGIIANATSATPGWWTPTSTITSAAANTDVMNQLCRVCGEPAAGFHFGAFTCEGCKSFFGRTYNNLGSISECKNGGVCVINKKNRTACKACRLRKCLMVGMSKSGSRYGRRSNWFKIHCLLQEQSQQAQNRLIKDPKSAYEKAFGSLDAANNNNNNNNTENASNTSASSIVGIVTTATTTANSYHHHLHHHHHPDRLPKREDGALRPPDIPVQLRSPDIPPRSSQEAILRPADLPRTPHEMLRPEVSRFPMWRGPPLFHPALTHMQLLNTPFFPFQQRFIVPYVNQVGPPQMATSLSSSSSESVSPRSTPSPTKRSEENRECREIDRDTAERDRCPRANSIEVAYDKNLTFLRSLGPEQDEPMDLSMKDTQTDGGQEMDAGSLAEEEEKSSNSEENELLQDTGPPLDLTRKT, from the exons ATGGATGTGGGTGATCTGTCAGGCCCGGCAGGATTGGTAGGGAGCGGATCCATCTCGGTTGCGACGGGTGTTGGTATTATTGCCAACGCGACATCCGCCACCCCAGGGTGGTGGACGCCTACGTCGACGATCACATCGGCAGCGGCCAACACCGACGTG ATGAATCAGCTCTGCAGGGTTTGCGGAGAGCCGGCCGCGGGTTTTCACTTCGGGGCCTTCACGTGCGAAGGCTGCAAG TCCTTCTTCGGGCGCACCTACAACAATCTGGGCAGCATTTCCGAATGCAAGAACGGCGGTGTCTGCGTGATCAATAAGAAGAATCGTACCGCCTGCAAGGCATGTCGCTTACGGAAGTGCCTAATGGTGGGCATGTCCAAGTCCGGCTCGCGTTACGGTCGGCGATCCAATTGGTTCAAGATACACTGCCTGCTGCAGGAGCAATCCCAGCAAGCGCAAAATCGCCTGATCAAGGATCCGAAGTCCGCGTATGAGAAAGCGTTCGGCTCGCTAGACGCCGcgaacaacaacaacaacaataacAACACCGAGAACGCCAGCAACACCAGCGCCAGCAGCATCGTCGGCATCGTCACCACGGCGACCACCACGGCGAACAGTTACCATCATCACCTGCACCATCATCACCATCCGGACCGATTGCCCAAGCGGGAGGACGGGGCGCTCAGGCCACCGGATATCCCGGTGCAGCTGAGGTCACCGGACATCCCGCCGAGAAGCAGCCAGGAAGCGATTCTGAGGCCTGCCGATCTCCCGAGGACTCCGCACGAGATGCTCAGGCCCGAAGTCTCGAGGTTCCCCATGTGGCGGGGCCCGCCGTTGTTTCATCCCGCGCTCACGCACATGCAGCTGCTGAACACGCCGTTCTTCCCGTTTCAGCAGCGCTTCATCGTACCTTACGTGAATCAAGTGGGCCCACCGCAGATGGCGACCAGCCTGTCGAGTTCGTCCAGCGAGAGCGTCAGCCCGCGATCAACCCCGTCGCCGACGAAGAGAAGCGAGGAAAACCGAGAGTGTCGCGAAATCGACCGCGACACCGCCGAGCGAGACCGTTGCCCGAGGGCGAATTCGATAGAGGTCGCGTACGACAAGAATCTAACGTTCTTGCGATCTCTCGGGCCGGAGCAGGACGAGCCGATGGACCTCAGTATGAAGGACACGCAGACGGACGGCGGGCAGGAGATGGACGCTGGCAGCCtggcggaggaggaggagaagtcGAGCAACAGCGAGGAGAATGAGCTTCTGCAAGACACCGGACCGCCCTTGGACCTCACCCGGAAGACATGA